Proteins from a genomic interval of Patescibacteria group bacterium:
- a CDS encoding GtrA family protein: MLKKTLKFFWSLRRQFAKYFIVGVSAVILDMSSLIFLKEILHFPPFVAVLTNQVFILAFVFLLNKYWSFKEHSLTHRQLFRFGIVVIYNYSFAVSAMYVFNHLLAFDYRLVRLGSIILAVSWNFFLYKYWVYAASKPEALPETAGQE, from the coding sequence ATGCTTAAAAAAACTTTAAAATTCTTCTGGTCTTTGCGCCGGCAATTCGCCAAGTATTTCATCGTGGGCGTTAGCGCCGTAATTCTGGACATGAGCAGCCTGATTTTTTTAAAAGAAATTCTGCATTTCCCGCCTTTTGTCGCGGTGCTGACCAACCAGGTTTTCATTCTGGCTTTTGTTTTTTTATTGAATAAGTACTGGTCATTCAAGGAACACTCCCTGACGCACCGCCAGCTTTTTCGTTTTGGCATCGTAGTCATTTACAATTACTCCTTTGCCGTTTCCGCCATGTATGTCTTTAATCATCTTTTGGCTTTCGATTACCGCCTGGTGCGCCTCGGCTCGATCATCCTGGCGGTCTCCTGGAATTTTTTCTTGTATAAATACTGGGTTTACGCGGCCAGTAAGCCGGAAGCTCTGCCGGAAACGGCCGGCCAGGAATGA
- a CDS encoding GDP-L-fucose synthase, giving the protein MNTESKIYVAGHNGLVGSAIVRKLKATGFSNLILKSHKELDLLDQKSTAEFFAQEKPEYVFLAAAKVGGIAANDTYPADFIYENLAVQNNVIHQAYLSGVKKLLFLGSSCIYPRDARQPIKEEYLLSGPLEETNKPYAVAKIAGIIECQSYNRQYKTSFISVMPTNLYGPNDNFDLANSHVLPALLRKFHEAKIRGDRETVVWGTGSARREFLHVDDLADACVFLMNNYDSGEIINIGTGEDIAIKEIAELIKEVTGFKGKIDWDKTKPDGTMRKRLDVSKLHNLGWKHKINLADGLKSYYQWYLDNL; this is encoded by the coding sequence ATGAATACCGAATCAAAAATTTACGTGGCCGGTCATAATGGACTGGTCGGCTCGGCGATCGTCCGCAAATTGAAAGCAACTGGTTTTTCCAATCTTATTTTAAAGAGCCACAAGGAGCTTGACTTGCTCGATCAAAAATCAACGGCCGAATTTTTCGCCCAAGAAAAGCCGGAATATGTTTTCTTGGCCGCGGCCAAAGTCGGCGGCATCGCCGCCAACGACACTTATCCGGCCGATTTCATTTACGAAAATCTGGCCGTGCAGAATAACGTCATTCATCAGGCTTATCTGTCGGGCGTAAAAAAATTATTATTTTTAGGGAGTTCCTGCATTTATCCCCGCGACGCGCGTCAGCCGATCAAAGAAGAATATTTATTATCCGGCCCTCTGGAAGAAACCAATAAGCCTTATGCGGTCGCCAAGATCGCCGGCATAATTGAGTGCCAATCCTATAACCGTCAGTACAAGACCAGTTTCATTTCCGTGATGCCGACTAATCTTTACGGCCCGAATGATAATTTTGATCTCGCTAATTCCCATGTCTTGCCGGCGCTGCTGCGGAAATTTCATGAAGCCAAGATCCGCGGCGACCGCGAAACGGTGGTTTGGGGCACGGGCTCGGCCCGGCGCGAATTTTTGCACGTTGACGATCTGGCCGACGCTTGCGTATTTTTGATGAATAATTATGACAGCGGCGAAATCATCAATATCGGCACGGGCGAAGATATCGCCATCAAAGAAATCGCCGAACTGATCAAAGAAGTTACCGGCTTCAAGGGAAAAATCGATTGGGATAAAACCAAACCGGACGGGACGATGCGCAAGCGGTTAGACGTTTCCAAATTGCACAATTTGGGCTGGAAACATAAAATAAATTTAGCCGACGGATTAAAATCTTATTATCAATGGTATCTGGATAACTTATAA
- the gmd gene encoding GDP-mannose 4,6-dehydratase, which translates to MKKALITGITGQDGSYLAELLLAKGYEVHGLIRRASTFNTGRIDHLYTDPHINGVKLFLHYGDLSDSSNLSRLLEKIQPDEIYNLGAQSHVRVSFDMPEYTADVTGLGALRLLDAIREAKIKTKFYQASSSEMFGKAIELPLKETTPFYPRSPYGCAKVFAYWITKNYREAYQMFAVNGILFNHESPRRGETFVTRKITRGLARIKLGKDQKLFLGNLDAKRDWGHAQDYVYGMWLMMQTEEPDDYILATGENHSVREFAELAAHNFGLDLVWKGKGLGEKGIDRKTGKTIIEIDPKYFRPSEVDELLGDPTKAKTKLGWEPKISFAELIKEMCETDLEIEKNKK; encoded by the coding sequence ATGAAAAAGGCTTTGATCACCGGCATCACCGGCCAGGACGGTTCTTATCTGGCAGAATTGCTGTTAGCTAAAGGCTATGAAGTTCACGGCTTAATCCGCCGCGCCAGCACGTTCAACACCGGGCGCATCGATCATCTTTACACCGACCCGCACATCAATGGCGTCAAACTATTTCTCCATTACGGCGACCTTTCCGATTCGAGCAACTTAAGCCGCTTATTGGAAAAAATCCAACCCGATGAAATCTATAATTTGGGCGCGCAAAGCCATGTCCGCGTCTCTTTTGATATGCCGGAATATACCGCCGACGTAACCGGGCTGGGCGCTTTGCGGCTTTTGGACGCGATCCGCGAAGCCAAAATCAAAACCAAATTCTACCAAGCCTCCTCCAGCGAAATGTTCGGCAAAGCGATCGAACTGCCGCTCAAAGAAACAACTCCTTTTTATCCCCGCTCCCCCTATGGCTGCGCCAAAGTTTTTGCTTACTGGATCACCAAAAATTATCGCGAAGCTTATCAGATGTTCGCGGTCAACGGAATTTTATTCAACCACGAATCCCCGCGCCGCGGCGAAACTTTCGTCACGCGCAAGATCACCCGCGGTTTGGCCCGAATAAAATTAGGCAAGGATCAAAAATTATTCTTGGGCAATCTTGATGCCAAGCGCGACTGGGGCCATGCCCAAGATTATGTCTATGGCATGTGGCTGATGATGCAGACCGAAGAGCCGGATGATTATATTCTGGCCACGGGAGAAAATCATTCGGTCAGGGAATTCGCCGAACTGGCCGCCCATAATTTCGGCCTTGATCTTGTCTGGAAAGGAAAAGGCCTGGGCGAAAAAGGGATTGACCGGAAAACCGGAAAAACAATTATTGAGATCGACCCGAAATATTTCCGCCCATCCGAAGTGGATGAGCTTTTGGGCGACCCGACCAAGGCCAAAACCAAATTAGGCTGGGAGCCGAAAATATCTTTTGCCGAACTGATCAAAGAAATGTGCGAAACGGACTTGGAAATTGAAAAAAATAAAAAATAA
- a CDS encoding sugar transferase gives MSNRSKNFIILLGDLAIMHLALFLTLWLRYLTPPSAEIYQKLWISFLAVFIFWLIAFYISNLYDLRQAVNNTLFFQRVGQSFIIAALLSIVYFYLAPRDELTPKTNLAIFIVVFAALFIAWRRSLNSLLKSYLPRVNLAIIGSNHLVEEISAELKQKPQLGFSLSFILDEKSPSKEINGTPIFTNINDLPALIEKRKINNVILATTPDSQELRALLFECLPLKITFINLVDFYENIAGKIPLEEINKMWFLENLNEGNKRDFDLFKRTADLVLSLFIFLITCPFWLIIGAIIKLESKGPVFFVQNRAGERGKNFLMIKFRTMKTENNDQSPTLDSDHRVTRFGSLLRKTRLDEVPQVLNIIKGEMSFVGPRPERPELIAELEKQIPFYRERMLVKPGITGCDQIAGEYHSPSFADTMKKLQYDLYYIKNRSLYLDLSIILKTISTVLSRAGR, from the coding sequence ATGAGCAATCGATCTAAAAATTTTATAATTTTACTGGGAGATCTGGCCATCATGCATCTGGCCTTGTTTCTGACGCTCTGGCTGCGCTATTTAACTCCCCCGTCCGCGGAAATTTATCAAAAGCTCTGGATATCATTCCTGGCGGTTTTTATTTTTTGGCTGATCGCTTTTTATATTTCCAATCTTTATGACTTGCGCCAAGCGGTCAATAACACCTTATTTTTTCAGAGAGTCGGCCAAAGTTTTATCATTGCCGCGCTTTTATCGATCGTCTATTTTTATCTTGCCCCGCGCGACGAGCTCACTCCCAAGACCAACTTGGCGATATTCATCGTTGTTTTTGCCGCCTTGTTTATCGCTTGGCGCCGCTCTTTGAATTCCCTGCTTAAATCGTATTTGCCGCGCGTCAATTTGGCGATCATCGGATCGAATCATCTGGTCGAAGAAATTTCGGCCGAGTTGAAGCAAAAACCGCAGCTGGGATTTTCTTTGTCTTTCATCTTGGACGAAAAATCGCCAAGCAAAGAAATTAACGGCACGCCGATTTTTACCAACATCAACGATCTGCCGGCCCTAATTGAAAAAAGAAAGATCAACAACGTGATACTCGCCACCACGCCCGACTCGCAGGAATTGCGCGCGCTCTTGTTTGAATGTTTGCCCTTAAAAATAACTTTTATCAACTTGGTTGATTTTTACGAAAATATCGCCGGCAAAATCCCTTTGGAGGAGATCAATAAAATGTGGTTTTTGGAAAATTTGAACGAGGGCAACAAGAGAGATTTCGATCTGTTCAAACGGACGGCCGATCTGGTCCTGTCATTATTTATTTTTCTTATCACTTGCCCTTTCTGGCTGATCATCGGCGCGATCATCAAGCTGGAAAGCAAGGGGCCGGTATTTTTTGTGCAGAACCGGGCCGGCGAACGGGGCAAGAATTTCCTAATGATAAAATTCCGGACCATGAAAACCGAGAATAACGATCAATCGCCGACTTTGGATAGCGATCATCGCGTTACCCGCTTCGGTTCGCTGTTGCGCAAAACCCGCCTTGATGAAGTTCCGCAAGTACTCAATATCATCAAAGGCGAGATGAGTTTTGTCGGCCCGCGCCCCGAACGGCCGGAACTGATCGCCGAATTGGAAAAACAAATTCCTTTTTACCGCGAGCGGATGCTGGTCAAGCCGGGCATCACCGGCTGCGATCAGATAGCCGGCGAATATCATTCCCCTTCCTTCGCGGACACGATGAAAAAATTGCAGTATGATCTCTATTACATCAAAAACCGCTCGCTCTATCTGGACCTCTCGATCATCTTAAAAACGATTTCCACGGTGTTATCGCGGGCCGGCCGATAA
- a CDS encoding DNA polymerase III subunit delta', which yields MEKHDLENKKGWPLSGNGRITDFLEKSIANGKIVNTYIFLGLKDLGKTAAAVHFAKSLLCQKKKPGAFSPPCGVCPSCRQMQNSGKEEKGFETLHGDFHLVRKEADKKNISIEQVREFIRILEMSSFLNSYKVGIIKDADDLSEGAANALLKTLEEPRQKVVVILTASRIEKIPATIVSRSQVLHFLPVPAATIYDYLIKDLGCPRAQAKNISRLSLGRPALAAKFFEDREFYQSYLLKTETFLQFFKDNLNQRLQAVGKISAGADEESKAETALGILNVWQGLLRDLILLNVNNGDLIQHEPWREKLEKISNGLNGGSLGKISDSLKLGEKYVRANVNPKLVLENIAINI from the coding sequence ATGGAAAAGCATGATTTGGAGAATAAAAAAGGCTGGCCGCTCTCGGGCAATGGCCGGATCACTGATTTTTTGGAAAAAAGCATTGCCAACGGCAAAATCGTCAATACCTATATTTTTTTAGGGTTAAAGGACCTGGGCAAGACCGCGGCGGCCGTGCATTTTGCCAAAAGTTTGCTTTGCCAGAAAAAAAAGCCGGGCGCGTTTTCTCCGCCCTGCGGCGTTTGTCCTTCGTGCCGGCAAATGCAAAACTCCGGCAAAGAAGAAAAGGGTTTTGAAACTCTGCACGGCGATTTTCACTTAGTGCGGAAAGAAGCGGACAAGAAAAATATTTCCATCGAGCAAGTGCGGGAATTTATCCGCATCCTGGAGATGAGCTCTTTTTTGAATTCTTATAAAGTCGGCATCATTAAAGATGCTGATGACTTGAGCGAAGGCGCGGCTAACGCCCTGCTGAAAACTCTGGAAGAGCCTCGGCAAAAAGTCGTCGTCATTTTGACAGCCTCAAGAATCGAAAAAATTCCGGCCACGATCGTTTCGCGCAGCCAAGTATTGCATTTCTTGCCGGTACCGGCGGCGACTATTTATGATTATCTCATCAAGGATCTGGGCTGCCCCAGAGCGCAGGCTAAAAATATTTCCCGCTTAAGTTTGGGCCGGCCGGCGCTGGCTGCCAAGTTTTTCGAAGACCGGGAATTTTATCAGAGTTATCTCCTTAAAACCGAAACCTTTTTGCAATTTTTTAAAGATAATTTGAATCAGCGCCTCCAGGCGGTGGGAAAGATCAGCGCTGGCGCGGACGAGGAAAGCAAAGCCGAGACAGCCCTGGGAATTTTAAATGTTTGGCAAGGGTTGCTTAGAGATTTGATTTTGCTTAACGTCAATAACGGCGATTTGATCCAGCATGAGCCCTGGCGGGAAAAATTGGAAAAAATTTCCAACGGATTGAACGGCGGGAGTTTGGGCAAGATCAGCGATTCGCTCAAGCTGGGCGAAAAATATGTCCGGGCCAACGTCAATCCCAAACTGGTTTTAGAGAATATCGCGATAAATATATAA